The following proteins are encoded in a genomic region of Oceanisphaera profunda:
- the rppH gene encoding RNA pyrophosphohydrolase — MIDGDGFRPNVGIVICNRKGQVLWARRYGQHSWQFPQGGMDDGESPEQSMYRELYEEIGLRPEHVTLLAVTRHWLKYKLPKRLVRWDSNPVCIGQKQKWFLLRLESEQEPHIEFGCHGQPEFDDWRWVSYWYPVRQVVSFKREVYRRVLKEFAPIVMAEQGRRELRKRPR; from the coding sequence GTGATAGATGGCGACGGTTTTCGTCCCAATGTAGGCATAGTGATCTGCAATCGCAAAGGCCAGGTGCTGTGGGCGAGGCGCTACGGCCAGCATTCTTGGCAGTTTCCGCAAGGTGGTATGGATGACGGTGAAAGTCCGGAACAATCCATGTATCGGGAGCTGTACGAAGAAATTGGGCTTAGACCTGAGCATGTAACTTTGCTTGCGGTCACGCGCCACTGGCTTAAGTACAAGCTGCCTAAGCGCTTGGTTCGATGGGACAGTAATCCGGTTTGCATTGGTCAAAAGCAGAAGTGGTTTCTGTTGCGATTGGAATCAGAACAAGAGCCACATATTGAGTTTGGCTGTCATGGCCAACCGGAATTTGATGATTGGCGCTGGGTCAGCTATTGGTACCCGGTGCGCCAAGTGGTGTCTTTTAAACGAGAAGTCTATCGACGGGTATTAAAGGAATTTGCGCCTATCGTGATGGCGGAGCAAGGTCGGCGCGAATTGCGTAAACGGCCGCGCTAA